In a single window of the Haloplasma contractile SSD-17B genome:
- a CDS encoding LuxE/PaaK family acyltransferase, producing the protein MNEWSKKLFKYKKIYDQEGSKDLFIKAMKESILHHRNNCEFYRTLLDHHNFNVDDIKSISDCCHIPQIPANFFKYHEILSVDKEEVAVHATSSGTRGQKSQIFIDQNTIKLATKMVIKMMRYHKFFSIIPTNYLVLGYEPKKGTNMGNVQLAEAMTRFAPAKEKAYALRLIGDRYEIDYFGIMNALKRFNKQRLPVRIMGYPAYLYMIVKTMKESGMKPLKLNKKSIVLTGGGWKKHDDLKIDKEEYYGMIQDYLGIPTENCRDFYSAVEHSVAYPECRNHHMHVPIWSRVIIRDAKTLKPLGFNQPGFLSFVSPLVSSQPISSIIMGDIGVLRDGKDCGCGITTPYFEVLGRAGTAKVRSCAITAAEYLNKDGGQHE; encoded by the coding sequence GTGAATGAGTGGAGTAAGAAGTTATTTAAGTATAAAAAAATTTATGATCAAGAAGGAAGTAAAGACTTATTTATTAAAGCGATGAAGGAGTCAATCCTTCATCACAGGAATAACTGTGAATTCTATAGAACACTACTTGATCATCATAATTTTAATGTTGACGATATAAAATCGATTTCTGATTGTTGTCATATACCGCAAATACCAGCAAATTTTTTTAAGTATCATGAAATTCTAAGCGTTGATAAAGAAGAGGTAGCCGTACATGCAACGTCTTCAGGAACAAGGGGGCAAAAAAGTCAAATCTTCATCGATCAAAATACGATTAAGTTAGCTACCAAAATGGTCATTAAAATGATGCGGTATCACAAGTTCTTTTCTATTATTCCCACTAACTATTTAGTTTTGGGGTACGAGCCCAAAAAGGGAACGAATATGGGAAATGTACAGCTTGCTGAGGCGATGACACGCTTTGCACCGGCTAAGGAAAAAGCATACGCACTAAGATTAATAGGAGATCGCTATGAAATCGATTATTTTGGCATCATGAATGCCTTAAAACGGTTTAATAAACAGCGCTTGCCGGTTAGAATCATGGGCTATCCTGCCTACTTATATATGATTGTAAAAACAATGAAGGAATCTGGTATGAAACCATTAAAATTGAATAAAAAATCAATTGTACTAACTGGGGGTGGATGGAAGAAACATGATGATCTAAAGATTGATAAAGAAGAGTACTACGGGATGATTCAAGATTATCTCGGGATTCCTACCGAAAACTGCCGTGACTTCTATAGTGCAGTTGAGCATAGTGTCGCGTACCCTGAGTGTAGAAATCACCATATGCATGTTCCAATCTGGAGCAGGGTCATTATAAGAGATGCAAAGACTCTTAAACCGTTAGGGTTTAATCAACCAGGATTCCTGAGTTTCGTAAGTCCATTAGTATCGTCACAACCCATCTCATCAATTATTATGGGAGATATAGGCGTATTAAGAGATGGGAAAGACTGTGGGTGTGGCATTACGACACCGTATTTTGAAGTGCTTGGAAGAGCAGGTACTGCTAAAGTAAGGAGCTGTGCAATAACAGCTGCTGAGTATCTAAATAAGGACGGTGGTCAACATGAATAG
- a CDS encoding cupin domain-containing protein, which produces MLVTGNIFDQFNAITEYWSPKVVADVNDEYVKLAKFKGELMWHDHGQEDEMFFVIKGSFDLHLEDEVITLSEGDFYVVKKGIKHKPVAKEECFVMLIEKKETKHTGNKVSSHTKSIEEQLN; this is translated from the coding sequence ATGCTTGTTACAGGCAACATATTTGATCAGTTTAATGCAATTACCGAATACTGGTCACCAAAAGTAGTGGCTGATGTGAATGATGAGTATGTAAAACTCGCTAAATTTAAAGGTGAACTTATGTGGCATGATCATGGACAGGAAGACGAAATGTTCTTTGTTATAAAAGGTAGCTTTGATTTACATTTAGAGGACGAAGTTATTACACTCAGTGAGGGAGACTTTTATGTTGTAAAGAAGGGAATTAAGCATAAACCAGTAGCCAAGGAAGAATGCTTTGTCATGTTAATTGAGAAGAAGGAAACGAAACATACGGGGAATAAGGTATCGTCACATACGAAATCCATTGAAGAACAATTAAATTAG
- a CDS encoding GNAT family N-acetyltransferase, with product MAVQVRLATERDIEVVLKVLNKATTHLINKGINQWEYPWVASIIKADILEENVYVLEQNQCVIGTFSIKKVEKKYPIKDPNGNYLYRIALLPNLQGKSIGKVVINYVKKIALSNTIYLDCYYGNNKLRNFYMNCGLLYIGDYPEHDYYISVYKITPINNG from the coding sequence ATGGCGGTACAAGTACGTTTAGCAACGGAACGGGATATAGAGGTAGTTCTTAAGGTGTTAAATAAAGCAACAACACACCTAATCAACAAGGGAATTAATCAGTGGGAATATCCGTGGGTAGCGAGTATAATAAAAGCAGACATTCTAGAGGAGAACGTGTATGTTTTAGAACAAAATCAATGTGTAATTGGTACATTTTCTATAAAGAAGGTAGAAAAAAAGTATCCAATTAAGGATCCTAATGGTAACTACCTTTATCGAATTGCTTTGCTTCCTAATTTACAAGGAAAAAGCATTGGGAAGGTTGTCATTAACTATGTAAAAAAAATTGCACTAAGTAATACGATTTATTTAGATTGCTATTATGGTAATAATAAGTTGCGTAATTTTTATATGAATTGTGGTCTTTTGTATATAGGAGACTACCCGGAACACGATTATTATATAAGTGTGTATAAAATTACACCTATAAACAACGGATAA
- a CDS encoding tetratricopeptide repeat protein, whose translation MRNTSTKLVVILIGLVIMAVLRTLEVNVYLSGILTFIIILFLFFGINIRRNLKLINLLNKKCDPPAFLDYIERTHTGKNMRYKLFIEVTKAGGLIANGQFEEAETLLSSMDEEDLAISGVKPIHTINLTTCLYELGKIREAEQLFTAEIPVDPQGNESLLQSITILKAVRFFHLKRYAESKELFNAIKREGIMLNKIDTVMIEYKLGMIDQINGDSTAALNRFKYVADEGNLLWVAKKAKLFIEEDL comes from the coding sequence ATGAGAAATACTAGTACTAAACTAGTTGTAATATTAATTGGGCTTGTAATCATGGCAGTACTAAGAACACTTGAGGTGAATGTGTATTTAAGTGGGATCCTAACCTTTATAATCATCCTATTTTTGTTCTTTGGAATCAATATAAGACGAAATTTAAAATTAATCAATTTGTTGAATAAGAAATGTGATCCACCTGCGTTTTTAGACTATATTGAACGTACGCATACAGGCAAAAATATGCGCTATAAACTGTTTATAGAAGTTACAAAGGCTGGTGGATTAATAGCGAATGGTCAATTTGAGGAAGCTGAAACACTATTATCATCTATGGATGAAGAGGATTTAGCTATAAGTGGAGTAAAACCAATACATACTATCAACTTAACCACTTGTTTATATGAACTTGGGAAAATTCGCGAAGCTGAACAGTTATTTACTGCTGAAATACCGGTTGATCCTCAAGGGAATGAAAGTCTTTTGCAATCGATTACTATTTTAAAAGCTGTACGTTTTTTTCATCTTAAACGTTATGCTGAGAGTAAAGAACTATTTAATGCGATTAAACGAGAAGGAATAATGTTAAACAAAATCGATACAGTGATGATTGAATATAAACTGGGTATGATTGATCAAATAAATGGGGATAGTACAGCAGCTTTAAATCGATTTAAATATGTAGCGGATGAAGGAAATTTATTGTGGGTGGCGAAGAAAGCTAAATTATTTATAGAAGAAGATCTGTAA
- a CDS encoding phosphotransferase produces the protein MNDSLDWNRWCEVFQDIDYFKPLINRIFIQEQLGDVRQIENVTKGTNAVFKVNDFIVKIFVPDEVKLWKEDDFNTEQSSITRAMNLGVRTPRLVTAGSITDNYVWKYMVLEFIDANEVGKIRIKLNQEQKIKFANDFSNIVNRLNKTPNYMYCNQSIKERVINGGRWEQANMRVQKELKRELENIDLSESVYVHGDLTAENVMMNQSGDVYIIDFADSTIAPSYYEYPPILFDLFDCDKVMIKAFFKNKEKVVDLVYKGLLIHDFGGDFAKLLLKKYKNKSLKELDSLYELKELIQFILV, from the coding sequence ATGAATGATTCATTAGATTGGAACAGATGGTGTGAAGTATTTCAGGATATTGATTATTTTAAACCACTAATTAACCGTATTTTTATACAAGAACAATTAGGAGACGTTAGACAAATCGAGAATGTCACTAAAGGAACGAATGCAGTGTTTAAAGTGAATGACTTTATAGTAAAAATCTTTGTTCCAGATGAGGTAAAGTTATGGAAGGAAGATGACTTTAATACTGAACAGAGTTCTATTACCCGAGCAATGAACTTGGGAGTTCGTACACCACGATTAGTAACGGCGGGTTCTATAACAGACAACTATGTATGGAAGTATATGGTACTTGAGTTTATCGACGCTAATGAAGTAGGAAAAATTAGAATCAAACTAAATCAAGAACAGAAAATAAAATTCGCTAACGATTTCAGTAATATAGTTAATCGGTTGAATAAAACACCTAATTATATGTATTGCAATCAGTCTATAAAGGAACGAGTCATAAACGGAGGAAGATGGGAACAAGCAAATATGCGCGTGCAGAAGGAATTAAAACGAGAACTAGAAAACATAGATTTATCAGAAAGTGTCTATGTTCACGGAGACCTAACTGCTGAAAATGTTATGATGAACCAAAGCGGTGACGTGTATATAATCGACTTTGCGGATAGTACAATTGCGCCTAGCTACTATGAATACCCTCCAATTCTATTTGATTTGTTTGATTGTGACAAAGTGATGATAAAAGCATTTTTTAAAAATAAAGAAAAAGTTGTAGACCTCGTCTATAAAGGACTACTAATTCATGATTTTGGTGGGGATTTTGCTAAACTATTATTGAAGAAATATAAGAATAAGTCGTTAAAAGAACTAGATTCCTTATATGAATTGAAAGAACTGATACAGTTCATTCTAGTATAA
- a CDS encoding GNAT family N-acetyltransferase, with product MKFTNLMQDQIEDVISIVKMNYQKARENLPLLSDKYENREIIKKIITELNPNHFIVATIDGKVVGFITAYYIDEFKGTVRGALSLPHMHGVKVGYDQSKIYNLLYKEASMRWTNKECYTHCMLVYNGDYDTLNTWFYNGFGLLVIDAVRDLNCIPLPDIKDDITIRQANPYDVPRMVSLLQGIKRHLKSAPIFLTVDDEEDSDLIKEYLDWTLKESNNLWIAEQNNQIIGYLKTNTTEINQDELQDGETLGINGAYVLPEFRGKHIMSRLINLALLWAKENGLKRCSTDFETANLEGRSYWLKHFKPYSYGLIRRIDERNHLRFKKA from the coding sequence ATGAAGTTTACTAATTTAATGCAAGATCAAATCGAAGACGTAATATCGATTGTTAAAATGAATTACCAAAAAGCACGTGAAAACCTTCCATTATTATCGGATAAATATGAGAATAGAGAGATTATTAAGAAGATCATCACTGAATTAAATCCAAATCATTTTATAGTAGCAACTATAGATGGAAAAGTAGTTGGATTCATTACTGCTTACTATATCGATGAATTTAAGGGGACAGTAAGAGGTGCTTTATCACTACCACATATGCATGGTGTGAAAGTTGGTTATGACCAGAGTAAAATTTATAACTTATTATATAAAGAGGCATCTATGAGATGGACCAATAAAGAGTGCTATACGCACTGTATGCTAGTATATAATGGTGATTACGATACACTTAACACGTGGTTTTATAATGGTTTCGGACTGTTAGTGATTGATGCAGTTCGAGATCTAAATTGCATTCCATTACCCGACATAAAAGATGACATTACAATAAGGCAGGCGAATCCTTATGATGTACCTAGAATGGTAAGTTTGTTACAGGGTATTAAGAGGCATCTAAAATCTGCACCTATATTTTTAACGGTTGATGATGAAGAGGATAGCGACCTAATAAAGGAGTATTTAGACTGGACCCTAAAAGAGTCGAATAATTTATGGATTGCAGAACAGAACAATCAAATTATTGGTTATTTAAAAACAAATACAACTGAAATAAACCAGGATGAGTTACAAGATGGGGAAACATTGGGAATTAATGGTGCTTATGTACTTCCTGAATTCAGAGGGAAACATATTATGTCTCGATTAATAAATCTAGCGCTTTTGTGGGCAAAGGAAAATGGATTAAAGCGTTGTTCAACTGATTTTGAGACGGCAAATCTAGAGGGACGTTCATACTGGTTAAAACATTTCAAACCATATTCGTATGGGTTAATAAGACGTATAGACGAACGTAATCACTTGCGCTTTAAAAAAGCGTAA
- a CDS encoding DUF2935 domain-containing protein, producing MYDLDIIKEIRFWTEIMRDHAEFQYTNLSPNETDVIKSAAYYMDLFKELHSEVGESNGQLSVEQVEGLISKNKIALMRFIEFKKTLMARLMKCEIKLGMPPSFVNHMINEAMEFYLVLCLADGTVSYDHTLENLRLHKIWLPDASGHASFIASDLDAVETSYIKEADEFVKKFDGLFKKAFEMYKMFERIGLNNGALRHFNSQVEHTLDDFICYLEKIEKLRKGCNVYGTGSLTPLAPGHMIREEQYYLYRVKALK from the coding sequence GTGTATGATTTAGATATTATTAAGGAAATAAGGTTTTGGACAGAAATTATGCGTGATCATGCTGAATTTCAGTATACCAATCTTTCACCTAATGAAACAGATGTGATAAAAAGTGCTGCATATTATATGGATTTATTCAAGGAACTTCATAGTGAAGTAGGTGAATCAAACGGACAATTATCTGTTGAACAGGTTGAAGGCCTTATTAGTAAAAATAAGATAGCTTTAATGCGGTTTATAGAATTTAAAAAAACACTAATGGCGAGACTAATGAAATGTGAGATTAAACTAGGAATGCCACCTTCATTTGTGAATCATATGATCAATGAGGCAATGGAGTTTTACCTGGTATTATGTCTGGCGGACGGGACCGTGTCATATGACCATACGTTAGAAAATCTACGCCTTCACAAAATCTGGTTGCCTGATGCATCGGGGCATGCTAGTTTTATCGCTTCAGATCTGGATGCAGTCGAAACTTCCTATATTAAAGAAGCAGATGAGTTTGTCAAAAAGTTTGATGGCTTGTTTAAAAAGGCGTTTGAAATGTATAAGATGTTTGAGCGTATAGGATTAAACAATGGAGCCCTAAGACATTTTAATAGTCAAGTAGAACATACATTAGATGATTTTATTTGTTATTTAGAAAAAATAGAAAAACTAAGAAAAGGGTGCAATGTTTACGGTACAGGTTCTCTTACACCATTAGCACCTGGTCATATGATAAGAGAGGAACAATATTATCTGTACCGAGTTAAAGCATTAAAATAA
- a CDS encoding chromate transporter produces MVKNKNNKLHQLFIAFVKIGVFGYGGGSATIPLFHKEVVDRFKWMTEDEFSDMLSIMHMLPGPMQTKMAGYVGYKVKGILGILSGLAGIILPSLMLMISLLLTLDSLNSEDPRIIGLKLAVLPVVGILMSLLTWQFYKKSEKTVGIPVTMLLIVLSGILLIPLNFHPGMVILPLLLFAFFRPKEDRKALFVGSAIFVMLLTVGLLFKFDVMSVPTLGTVGLAGGNDYVKIFLAFFIPGIIGFGGGPASIPLFKAEVVERYGWLSDEGFAEIIGLGNTLPGVTATKIAGYVGFDVGAVDGVIGSLIGMSVGIFAMVAPSLIAMIILLNLLTKHKDSPRVKRLSNYVKPTIAVLLGMLAFNFFYDAARGLNVIQTLIMALLSLVLLKKFKVHPVFVIIGALIYGVIYGWLFLS; encoded by the coding sequence ATGGTAAAAAACAAGAATAATAAATTACATCAATTGTTTATTGCATTTGTTAAAATTGGAGTGTTTGGATATGGTGGCGGATCTGCTACCATTCCATTGTTTCATAAAGAGGTCGTGGATCGCTTTAAATGGATGACTGAAGATGAATTTTCAGATATGTTATCTATTATGCATATGTTACCTGGACCGATGCAAACAAAAATGGCTGGTTACGTAGGCTATAAAGTCAAAGGAATACTTGGTATATTAAGTGGCTTAGCAGGGATTATTTTGCCTTCATTAATGTTAATGATTTCTTTATTACTAACACTTGATTCATTAAATAGTGAAGACCCAAGAATTATTGGGTTAAAATTAGCAGTGTTACCTGTTGTTGGTATTTTAATGTCATTATTAACATGGCAGTTTTACAAAAAGTCGGAAAAAACCGTGGGAATACCGGTCACGATGTTATTGATCGTATTAAGTGGGATATTACTCATACCACTTAATTTCCATCCAGGGATGGTCATTCTTCCTTTATTACTATTTGCTTTCTTCAGACCAAAGGAAGACCGCAAGGCGCTCTTTGTAGGGAGTGCAATTTTCGTAATGTTATTAACAGTTGGCTTACTGTTTAAGTTCGATGTGATGTCTGTACCTACTCTAGGAACAGTTGGTCTAGCAGGTGGAAATGACTATGTCAAAATATTTCTCGCCTTCTTTATCCCAGGAATCATTGGATTTGGTGGAGGACCTGCTTCAATCCCATTATTTAAAGCAGAAGTAGTTGAACGGTATGGATGGTTATCAGATGAGGGATTTGCTGAAATCATTGGACTGGGTAATACATTACCGGGTGTTACAGCAACTAAGATAGCGGGATATGTTGGTTTTGACGTAGGAGCTGTAGATGGAGTAATCGGTAGTCTTATTGGTATGTCAGTTGGTATTTTTGCAATGGTGGCACCGTCATTAATTGCAATGATTATTTTGTTAAATTTATTAACTAAACATAAAGATTCTCCTAGGGTAAAACGGTTATCAAATTATGTTAAACCTACTATTGCAGTGTTACTTGGAATGTTAGCCTTTAATTTCTTCTACGATGCTGCACGTGGTCTAAACGTTATTCAAACCCTTATCATGGCGTTATTAAGTTTAGTGTTACTTAAAAAGTTTAAAGTACACCCAGTATTTGTTATAATAGGTGCTTTAATATACGGAGTAATCTATGGTTGGTTATTTCTTAGTTAA
- the ggt gene encoding gamma-glutamyltransferase, protein MFNNDAHYYPYPAKRTATYAKNGMVATSQPLAAQAGLDILKKGGNAIDAAIATAACLTVVEPTSNGIGGDAFALVWTKDELHGLNASGYSPKSISIDKVKELGHEKIPTFGFVPVTVPGVPSAWAELSKKFGKLPLTEVLEPAIRYAEEGYPLSPTLAYYWERAYKGYSKVLKGDEFKHWFETFIPGGRLPKAGDIWKSKGHAETLRLIAETGGDAFYKGELADKIDAFSKQYNGFIRKEDLENYQPEWVDPISVNYRGYDVWEIPPNGQGLIALQALNIAKGFEFKAKDTVDTLHKQIESMKLAFADGQKYITDPNFMNASVDSILSEDYAKERRDLIGEEALMPTAGEPPKGGTVYLATADGEGNMVSFIQSNYMGFGSGLVVPGTGIGLQNRGHNFTLDKEHDNALEPEKRPYHTIIPGFLTKNNKPVGPFGVMGGFMQPQGHMQVIMNVVDFGLNPQAALDSPRWQWMKDKLVTVEQSMANHLVSALALKGHMMKVEHNSGSFGRGQIIWRNPDTGVLVGGTESRTDGAIASW, encoded by the coding sequence ATGTTTAATAACGATGCACATTATTATCCATATCCTGCAAAGCGTACTGCGACGTATGCTAAAAATGGAATGGTAGCAACATCTCAGCCATTAGCTGCACAGGCAGGACTTGATATATTAAAAAAGGGAGGGAATGCAATCGATGCAGCAATTGCTACTGCAGCTTGTCTGACGGTTGTAGAACCAACTTCAAACGGAATTGGTGGAGATGCGTTCGCACTTGTATGGACGAAGGACGAGCTTCATGGTCTTAATGCAAGTGGGTATTCGCCTAAATCAATAAGTATTGATAAGGTTAAGGAATTAGGTCATGAGAAGATTCCGACGTTTGGATTTGTACCCGTAACAGTTCCTGGGGTACCATCGGCTTGGGCAGAACTTTCTAAAAAGTTTGGGAAACTACCATTGACTGAGGTGTTAGAGCCTGCTATTCGTTATGCTGAGGAGGGCTATCCATTATCACCAACACTCGCGTATTACTGGGAACGAGCATATAAGGGATATTCTAAAGTATTAAAAGGGGATGAATTCAAGCATTGGTTTGAAACCTTTATACCAGGAGGTAGACTTCCAAAAGCAGGAGATATTTGGAAGTCTAAAGGACATGCAGAAACATTACGCTTAATCGCAGAAACAGGGGGGGATGCATTCTACAAGGGAGAACTTGCCGATAAGATTGATGCATTCTCAAAACAATATAATGGCTTCATTCGAAAAGAAGATTTAGAGAATTACCAACCAGAATGGGTTGATCCAATTTCAGTCAATTATCGTGGATATGATGTCTGGGAAATTCCACCTAATGGACAGGGACTAATTGCTTTACAAGCATTAAACATTGCAAAAGGATTTGAGTTTAAAGCAAAAGATACTGTAGATACACTTCACAAACAAATAGAATCAATGAAGTTAGCTTTTGCTGACGGTCAAAAATACATTACAGATCCAAACTTTATGAATGCATCGGTTGATAGTATTTTATCAGAAGATTATGCAAAAGAACGAAGGGATTTAATCGGTGAGGAGGCGTTAATGCCAACCGCTGGTGAACCACCTAAAGGGGGAACGGTTTACTTAGCGACTGCCGATGGTGAAGGGAACATGGTATCCTTCATACAAAGTAATTATATGGGATTCGGATCTGGATTAGTTGTTCCAGGTACTGGAATCGGACTACAAAATCGTGGTCATAATTTTACACTGGATAAAGAACACGATAATGCCTTAGAGCCAGAGAAGAGACCCTATCACACAATTATCCCTGGTTTTTTAACGAAAAATAACAAACCAGTGGGACCATTTGGTGTTATGGGTGGATTTATGCAACCACAAGGTCACATGCAAGTGATTATGAATGTGGTCGACTTTGGTCTAAATCCACAGGCTGCACTTGATTCACCACGATGGCAATGGATGAAGGATAAACTAGTAACAGTAGAACAAAGTATGGCAAATCATCTTGTATCTGCTTTAGCATTAAAGGGACACATGATGAAGGTAGAACATAATTCAGGAAGTTTCGGACGAGGACAGATTATTTGGAGGAATCCAGATACAGGTGTGCTTGTTGGTGGAACAGAATCTAGAACGGATGGTGCAATTGCTTCATGGTAA
- a CDS encoding CHY zinc finger protein, translating to MNIHSREVIGIEVDQNTRCTHYHKKEDVIAIKFKCCDTYYPCIKCHNELSTHEAVVWSKDEYYEKAILCGVCGTELTIKQYMACDSICPNCESNFNKGCKAHYHLYFEIE from the coding sequence ATGAACATTCATAGTAGAGAAGTGATTGGTATAGAAGTCGATCAAAATACGAGATGTACGCATTATCATAAGAAAGAAGATGTCATTGCGATTAAGTTTAAGTGCTGTGATACCTATTATCCTTGTATTAAGTGTCATAATGAATTAAGCACTCATGAGGCTGTTGTATGGTCAAAGGATGAATATTATGAGAAAGCTATATTATGCGGTGTATGCGGAACGGAGCTCACTATTAAACAATACATGGCTTGTGACTCAATTTGTCCAAATTGTGAATCAAATTTTAATAAAGGATGTAAAGCGCATTATCATTTATATTTTGAAATAGAATAG